One window of Fusobacterium sp. SYSU M8D902 genomic DNA carries:
- the hemW gene encoding radical SAM family heme chaperone HemW has protein sequence MLDGVYIHIPFCMNKCNYCDFLSFKSNEDDRKKYVDYILKEIDLYPEYEYDTVYLGGGTPSLLDCEDVERIIKRLKIKDGAEVTLEVNPKTVDLEKLRGFKKAGINRVSIGIQTFDDEMLKVLGRMHSSKEGIETYLQAREAGFENISLDLMFSLPNQSLQAVKSDLHRLLELRPDHFSIYSLIWEEGTPFFKKLEEGVYSETENELEAQMFEYIIDKSQEMGYIHYEISNFCLPNREARHNSKYWENREYLGIGLGASGYIDKKRYKNQVQISKYYDTIDKREIPILESEFVDLDSKEQYKYMLGFRLLKKGVVPSEKYLKKCLELEEKGFLYRVGEHFLLTRKGIMLANDVLDEFI, from the coding sequence ATGTTAGATGGAGTTTACATCCATATTCCTTTCTGTATGAATAAATGTAACTACTGTGATTTCCTATCTTTCAAATCAAATGAAGATGATAGGAAAAAATATGTGGATTATATTTTAAAAGAGATAGACTTATATCCTGAATATGAGTATGACACAGTCTACTTGGGAGGGGGGACTCCCTCTCTTTTAGATTGTGAAGATGTGGAGAGGATAATAAAAAGATTAAAGATAAAAGATGGAGCAGAGGTAACTTTGGAGGTAAATCCTAAGACTGTAGATTTAGAAAAGTTAAGAGGATTTAAAAAGGCTGGAATAAATAGAGTGAGTATTGGAATTCAAACTTTTGATGATGAGATGTTAAAAGTATTAGGAAGAATGCATAGCTCTAAAGAGGGAATAGAGACTTATTTACAAGCTAGGGAAGCTGGCTTTGAGAATATAAGTTTAGATCTTATGTTTTCACTTCCAAACCAAAGTTTACAAGCAGTGAAATCTGATCTGCATAGATTGTTAGAATTAAGACCTGACCATTTTTCAATTTACTCATTGATTTGGGAAGAGGGGACACCGTTTTTTAAGAAATTAGAAGAGGGAGTGTACAGTGAAACTGAGAATGAATTGGAAGCTCAAATGTTTGAATATATAATAGATAAATCTCAAGAGATGGGATATATTCACTATGAGATCTCCAATTTTTGTTTACCTAATAGAGAGGCTCGACACAACTCTAAATACTGGGAAAATAGAGAGTATTTGGGGATAGGATTGGGAGCTTCAGGATATATAGATAAAAAGAGATACAAAAATCAGGTGCAAATTTCTAAATATTATGATACTATAGATAAAAGAGAAATACCAATATTGGAAAGTGAATTTGTAGATTTAGACTCAAAGGAGCAATATAAATATATGTTGGGATTCAGACTTCTAAAAAAGGGAGTAGTTCCAAGTGAGAAATATTTAAAAAAATGTCTAGAATTGGAAGAAAAAGGTTTTTTATATAGAGTAGGGGAGCATTTTCTTCTCACAAGAAAGGGAATAATGCTTGCTAATGATGTTCTAGATGAGTTTATTTAA
- a CDS encoding YggS family pyridoxal phosphate-dependent enzyme, translating into MSSIEKNIEDIQEDIKNYSIYPEKVKFIAVTKYVQSDVMDEILNCNVRVFGENKAQVIKEKYEKYNSENKDDIEWHFIGNLQKNKVKYIASFIKLIHSVNKLSLAQEIDKRALQNNRKIDVLLEINIAGEESKEGYDLEDLYGELPELMALNNINIIGLMTMAPFTDDKELVTRVFRRLREIKDELNERYFKGQLTELSMGMTNDYKLALKEGATLIRVGRKIYEK; encoded by the coding sequence ATGAGTAGTATAGAAAAGAATATTGAAGATATTCAAGAGGATATAAAAAATTATTCAATATATCCTGAAAAAGTAAAATTTATTGCAGTTACTAAGTATGTACAATCAGATGTTATGGATGAAATATTAAACTGTAATGTAAGAGTGTTTGGTGAAAATAAAGCACAGGTTATCAAAGAGAAGTATGAAAAATACAACTCAGAAAATAAAGATGATATTGAGTGGCACTTTATAGGTAATCTTCAAAAAAATAAGGTTAAGTATATAGCCTCATTTATTAAGTTGATACACTCTGTAAATAAACTTTCTCTAGCTCAGGAGATTGATAAGAGAGCTCTTCAAAATAACAGAAAGATAGATGTTCTGTTGGAGATAAATATAGCTGGAGAAGAGAGTAAAGAGGGGTATGATTTGGAGGATCTATATGGTGAGTTGCCAGAACTTATGGCACTAAATAACATAAATATCATAGGTCTTATGACAATGGCTCCATTTACAGATGATAAAGAGTTGGTGACAAGAGTATTTAGAAGGCTTAGAGAGATAAAGGATGAGCTGAATGAAAGATACTTTAAGGGTCAACTTACAGAGTTATCTATGGGTATGACAAATGATTATAAATTAGCCCTAAAAGAGGGTGCTACTCTCATAAGAGTAGGTAGAAAAATATATGAGAAATAG
- a CDS encoding 7-cyano-7-deazaguanine synthase, producing MEKRRRALALFSGGLDSALAIKVVKDQGIDVIALNFVSHFFGGKNEKAEKMAEQLGIKVEYVHFEKRHTEVVKNPVYGRGKNMNPCIDCHSLMFKVAGELLEKYDADFVISGEVLGQRPMSQNSAALEKVKKLSGMDELIVRPLSAKLLPPSKPELEGWIDREKLLDIQGRSRQIQMELMEKYGLKEYPSPGGGCLLTDPAFSDRLSVLEKDGYLEEDYSFLFHLIKKSRFYRLDKGKYLFVGRDQEGNERIAGYKELGSFYLCGHRVPGPHMLGFGEFTQEELELVKELFSRYSKCKGKEEIEVRIDGEISKVPVVDVEKVEQFMKKYQIVG from the coding sequence GTGGAAAAAAGAAGGAGAGCATTGGCACTATTTTCAGGAGGATTGGATAGTGCTTTAGCAATAAAAGTTGTAAAAGATCAAGGGATTGATGTTATTGCATTAAATTTTGTATCGCATTTTTTTGGTGGGAAAAATGAAAAAGCTGAGAAAATGGCAGAACAATTAGGGATAAAGGTGGAGTATGTACATTTTGAAAAAAGACATACTGAAGTGGTGAAAAATCCTGTCTATGGAAGAGGGAAAAATATGAATCCTTGTATAGATTGCCACTCTCTTATGTTTAAAGTAGCAGGAGAGCTTTTAGAAAAGTATGATGCGGATTTTGTAATATCTGGAGAGGTATTAGGTCAAAGACCTATGTCACAAAACTCTGCTGCTTTAGAAAAAGTAAAAAAATTATCAGGTATGGATGAGTTAATAGTTAGACCATTATCAGCAAAACTATTACCACCTAGTAAACCAGAATTAGAGGGATGGATAGATAGAGAAAAGCTTCTAGATATTCAAGGAAGAAGTAGACAGATTCAGATGGAGTTAATGGAAAAATATGGATTAAAAGAGTATCCTAGTCCAGGTGGAGGTTGCCTATTGACAGATCCAGCTTTTTCTGATAGACTATCTGTATTAGAAAAAGATGGGTATTTAGAAGAGGATTACTCATTCCTTTTCCACTTGATCAAGAAGAGTAGATTTTATAGATTAGATAAAGGTAAGTATTTGTTTGTAGGTAGAGATCAAGAGGGAAATGAGAGAATAGCAGGATATAAAGAGTTAGGAAGTTTTTACCTATGTGGACATAGAGTTCCAGGACCTCATATGTTAGGGTTTGGAGAGTTTACACAGGAAGAGCTAGAGTTGGTAAAAGAGTTATTTTCAAGATACTCTAAATGTAAGGGTAAAGAGGAGATCGAAGTTAGAATAGATGGAGAGATCTCTAAGGTGCCAGTAGTAGATGTAGAAAAAGTAGAACAGTTTATGAAAAAATATCAAATAGTAGGATAG
- the sepF gene encoding cell division protein SepF has product MSKKKLFDNVKEFFGFPDGVEEDEELRFEDSGITEVEINKGSTVQNEVESTPAPHIPHTGFKQKQTSSLENEISSGSNCQTIFLDPKAFSDCRKIVDYIRADKMVTLNLEYLDEDTAIRLMNFLSGAMTVKESNYLVISKKVYTIVPKSMKVYYEDKKTMNPRIFKDFGKEER; this is encoded by the coding sequence ATGAGCAAGAAAAAGCTTTTTGATAATGTTAAGGAGTTTTTTGGATTTCCAGATGGAGTCGAAGAGGATGAAGAGTTAAGATTCGAAGATAGTGGAATAACAGAAGTTGAGATAAATAAGGGAAGTACAGTTCAAAATGAAGTTGAATCTACTCCAGCTCCACATATTCCTCATACAGGGTTTAAGCAGAAACAGACTTCAAGTTTAGAAAATGAGATCAGTAGTGGAAGCAATTGCCAAACAATATTTTTAGATCCAAAAGCATTTTCTGATTGTAGAAAAATAGTAGATTATATAAGAGCAGATAAGATGGTAACATTAAATCTAGAGTATTTAGATGAGGATACAGCAATTAGACTTATGAATTTCTTGTCAGGAGCTATGACTGTAAAGGAATCTAACTATCTAGTAATTAGCAAAAAAGTTTATACAATAGTTCCTAAGAGTATGAAGGTTTATTATGAGGATAAAAAGACTATGAACCCAAGAATATTCAAGGATTTTGGAAAAGAAGAGAGGTAG